One part of the Homo sapiens chromosome 19, GRCh38.p14 Primary Assembly genome encodes these proteins:
- the ZNF574 gene encoding zinc finger protein 574 isoform 1 (isoform 1 is encoded by transcript variant 1), with translation MTEESEETVLYIEHRYVCSECNQLYGSLEEVLMHQNSHVPQQHFELVGVADPGVTVATDTASGTGLYQTLVQESQYQCLECGQLLMSPSQLLEHQELHLKMMAPQEAVPAEPSPKAPPLSSSTIHYECVDCKALFASQELWLNHRQTHLRATPTKAPAPVVLGSPVVLGPPVGQARVAVEHSYRKAEEGGEGATVPSAAATTTEVVTEVELLLYKCSECSQLFQLPADFLEHQATHFPAPVPESQEPALQQEVQASSPAEVPVSQPDPLPASDHSYELRNGEAIGRDRRGRRARRNNSGEAGGAATQELFCSACDQLFLSPHQLQQHLRSHREGVFKCPLCSRVFPSPSSLDQHLGDHSSESHFLCVDCGLAFGTEALLLAHRRAHTPNPLHSCPCGKTFVNLTKFLYHRRTHGVGGVPLPTTPVPPEEPVIGFPEPAPAETGEPEAPEPPVSEETSAGPAAPGTYRCLLCSREFGKALQLTRHQRFVHRLERRHKCSICGKMFKKKSHVRNHLRTHTGERPFPCPDCSKPFNSPANLARHRLTHTGERPYRCGDCGKAFTQSSTLRQHRLVHAQHFPYRCQECGVRFHRPYRLLMHRYHHTGEYPYKCRECPRSFLLRRLLEVHQLVVHAGRQPHRCPSCGAAFPSSLRLREHRCAAAAAQAPRRFECGTCGKKVGSAARLQAHEAAHAAAGPGEVLAKEPPAPRAPRATRAPVASPAALGSTATASPAAPARRRGLECSECKKLFSTETSLQVHRRIHTGERPYPCPDCGKAFRQSTHLKDHRRLHTGERPFACEVCGKAFAISMRLAEHRRIHTGERPYSCPDCGKSYRSFSNLWKHRKTHQQQHQAAVRQQLAEAEAAVGLAVMETAVEALPLVEAIEIYPLAEAEGVQISG, from the coding sequence CGCTATGTCTGCTCTGAGTGCAACCAGCTGTATGGATCACTGGAAGAGGTGCTTATGCACCAAAACTCCCACGTGCCCCAGCAGCACTTTGAGCTGGTGGGCGTGGCTGATCCCGGAGTCACTGTGGCCACAGACACAGCTTCAGGCACGGGCCTCTATCAGACCCTTGTGCAGGAGAGCCAGTACCAGTGCCTGGAGTGTGGTCAACTGCTGATGTCACCCAGCCAGCTCCTGGAGCACCAGGAGCTGCACCTGAAGATGATGGCACCCCAGGAGGCAGTGCCAGCTGAGCCATCACCTAAGGCACCACCCCTGAGCTCCAGCACCATCCACTACGAGTGTGTGGATTGCAAGGCTCTCTTTGCCAGCCAGGAGCTCTGGCTGAACCACCGGCAGACGCACCTCCGGGCCACACCCACCAAGGCTCCTGCCCCTGTTGTCCTGGGGTCCCCAGTTGTTCTAGGGCCTCCTGTGGGCCAGGCCCGAGTGGCTGTGGAGCACTCATACCGAAAGGCAGaagagggtggggaaggggcgACTGTCCCATCTGCCGCTGCCACCACCACTGAGGTAGTGACTGAGGTGGAGCTGCTCCTCTACAAGTGCTCTGAGTGCTCCCAGCTCTTCCAGCTGCCGGCGGATTTCCTGGAGCACCAGGCCACTCACTTCCCTGCTCCTGTACCCGAGTCTCAGGAGCCTGCCTTACAGCAGGAGGTGCAGGCCTCGTCACCTGCAGAGGTGCCTGTGTCTCAGCCTGACCCCTTGCCAGCTTCTGACCACAGTTACGAGCTGCGCAATGGTGAAGCCATTGGGCGGGATCGCCGGGGGCGCAGGGCCCGGAGGAACAACAGTGGAGAAGCAGGCGGGGCAGCCACACAGGAGCTCTTCTGCTCAGCCTGTGACCAGCTCTTTCTCTCACCCCACCAGCTACAGCAGCACCTGCGGAGTCACCGGGAGGGCGTCTTTAAGTGCCCCCTGTGCAGTCGTGTCTTCCCTAGCCCTTCCAGTCTGGACCAGCACCTTGGAGACCATAGCAGCGAGTCACACTTCCTGTGTGTAGACTGTGGCCTGGCCTTCGGCACAGAGGCCCTCCTCCTGGCCCACCGGCGAGCCCACACCCCGAATCCTCTGCATTCATGTCCATGTGGGAAGACCTTTGTCAACCTTACCAAGTTCCTTTATCACCGGCGTACTCATGGGGTAGGGGGTGTCCCTCTGCCCACAACACCAGTCCCACCAGAGGAACCTGTCATTGGTTTCCCTGAGCCAGCCCCAGCAGAGACTGGAGAGCCAGAGGCCCCTGAGCCCCCTGTGTCTGAGGAGACCTCAGCAGGGCCCGCTGCCCCAGGCACCTACCGCTGCCTCCTGTGCAGCCGTGAATTTGGAAAGGCCTTGCAGCTGACCCGGCACCAACGTTTTGTGCATCGGCTGGAGCGGCGCCATAAATGCAGCATTTGTGGCAAGATGTTCAAGAAGAAGTCTCACGTGCGTAACCACCTGCGCACACACACAGGGGAGCGGCCCTTCCCCTGCCCTGACTGCTCCAAGCCCTTCAACTCACCTGCCAACCTGGCCCGCCACCGGCTCACACACACAGGAGAGCGGCCCTACCGGTGTGGGGACTGTGGCAAGGCTTTCACGCAAAGCTCCACACTGAGGCAGCACCGCTTGGTGCATGCCCAGCACTTCCCCTACCGCTGCCAGGAATGTGGGGTGCGTTTTCACCGTCCTTACCGCCTGCTCATGCACCGCTACCATCACACAGGTGAATACCCCTACAAGTGTCGCGAGTGCCCCCGCTCCTTCTTGCTGCGTCGGCTGCTGGAGGTGCACCAGCTCGTGGTCCATGCCGGGCGCCAGCCCCACCGCTGCCCATCCTGTGGGGCTGCCTTCCCCTCCTCACTGCGGCTCCGGGAGCACCGCTGTGCAGCCGCTGCTGCCCAGGCCCCACGGCGCTTTGAGTGTGGCACCTGTGGCAAGAAAGTGGGCTCAGCTGCTCGACTGCAGGCACACGAGGCGGCCCATGCAgctgctgggcctggagaggtCCTGGCTAAGGAGCCCCCTGCCCCTCGAGCCCCACGGGCCACTCGTGCACCAGTTGCCTCTCCAGCAGCCCTTGGAAGCACTGCTACAGCATCCCCTGCGGCCCCTGCCCGCCGCCGGGGTCTAGAGTGCAGCGAGTGCAAGAAGCTGTTCAGCACAGAGACGTCACTGCAGGTGCACCGGCGCATCCACACAGGTGAGCGGCCATACCCATGTCCAGACTGTGGCAAAGCGTTCCGTCAGAGTACCCACCTGAAAGACCACCGGCGCCTGCACACAGGTGAGCGGCCCTTTGCCTGTGAAGTGTGTGGCAAGGCCTTTGCCATCTCCATGCGCCTGGCAGAACATCGCCGCATCCACACAGGCGAACGACCCTACTCCTGCCCTGACTGTGGCAAGAGCTACCGCTCCTTCTCCAACCTCTGGAAGCACCGCAAGAcccatcagcagcagcatcaggCAGCTGTGCGGCAGCAGCTGGCAGAGGCGGAGGCTGCCGTTGGCCTGGCCGTCATGGAGACTGCTGTGGAGGCGCTACCCCTGGTGGAAGCCATTGAGATCTACCCTCTGGCCGAGGCTGAGGGGGTCCAGATCAGTGGCTGA